The Candidatus Dependentiae bacterium genome segment CAAATTTTTCGACTTCATATTATCTCTTTTCCTTTTTATAACAAACAACTAAGCCATAACTGGCTGAACAGCAACAGACTGGTTTTCTTTCTGCATTAAATTGACCATGCCTTGAGTAATTTTATATCCAAAAATAGTAGCAAGTGATCGCTCTGCTTTTAAAACTTTTTCTTTGCAAAGTGCGATTAAAATATTATCTGTTGTTTCAACGGTAATAATTTCACCTGAATGAAGTAATGCTTTGCGTAAATCATCAAGAGTTTTTACATCGATACCATTTACTTTTTTTAGAATTGAACCGGCAATGTGTAATCGAGCTCGATAGGCTGGAGAATCTTGCATTACATGAGTAACCACTAAAAGAGGCTCTCCTTGATTTTTTTCTTCACTATATTTTATCAGTGTTGGAACCACAGGAAGTAAAAACTGTAAATGATTAAGCATAAATGGCATGACAACATAACCACCAAAAGCTTCGAATGGTAATTCTTCATACTCTGTAAAAACCTGTCTGATTGGAGCGAGCTTTTTTCTATCAAAAGTACACTCAAAGCACATTTTTTTACCCTTGCGATACACAGTCATTGACACTTTTTGACCAACTGCCAACCTTGCAATGTATTCAGATGTTGAAATTTTATCTTCACTCCAAGGAACAATCATTTCACCGTACAAATCAATTGAAATACCGTTTATTTCATAAATCATATCACCAGGCTTCATCTGACCATAAAGCGGACTATCCGTTAAAACATCAACTACATACGTACCACCTGGTAAAGGATTGCCCAAAGCCTTAACCAATTCTTCTGTCCCAATTGATTGATAGAGTCCAAGATAAGGTTTTCGAACAAGGCCCCCTGCTCGTAAATCATTTAAAAATGGTTTGATGTCATTAATTGGGATAACATAGCCAACGTTTTGAGCTGACATAATACCCGAACTATTAATTCCGATAACATTTCCACAACAATCTACGGATGGACCACCAGAGCTTCCAGGGTTAATAGCTGCACTAATTTGAATACTTCCACCCTCTCTACCACTAACCACTCCTGTTGTACTTTTTAATGATTGCTGCCCTAACGGATAACCTAAGGCAATAATTTCTTGAGAACGCATCACGCTATCAGAATCACCAAGTGGTAAAAATGGCATTTTTCCAAGAGTTTTAACAATCATTTCAACATCATCGGGTCTAAACTTTACTAATGCAAAATCTTTTTCTGGCATAAGCCCAACCAAATCTACTTCAAACTGATGTTTACCAAATGCTGTAATTTGCGCCATGATACACGTAGAACCATTGACAACATGAGCATTCGTAATCATTTCGCCCTGCTCATTTATAATGAACCCAGATCCTGTACATCTTCCCTGTTGAGGAGTTTTATATGGCTGTAAAATATTATGTTCAGCATTTGTTACAAATAATTGCACAACGGTATTTTGTAAATTTTTTTGTAACCTGAGCCACAGCTGACATGATGAAGCAGAGATATTTTGATAAGATGAATAATCAACTGGCTGAACAGGAACAGAAGGGTTCTCTGCTTGATTTAAATCTATTAATTTTTCTTGAAGAATCAGGATCGACTCTTCGATCATACAAAATTGATTGTAGGTTTTATGAGCAAAAACACCAAGAATGCAACAAATTGTGATCATGCTACCTGTTAAAACAATAGACAAAGCCTTCATAAAAAAATCCTTTTTTTGTTTAAATTTCACCATGCAACTGTGCACATTTTAATGAAATTGCAAAAAAATAACCAGCTGTTTTAAAAGCTGGTTATTTTTAACAAACTAAAAGTATTTTTAATAAAATTAAAATCGCGTCTCACGTCGCATTTTAGCGATTTTCTTCTGGATTTGCCAAAATAATTCGCATTCTAGGATCCACCTTAACATTCATCACTCTTTCATATTTTTTGATATCCCTATCCATTTTTGCCATATCAACAGGCTTTGTTCCAACGTTTTCT includes the following:
- a CDS encoding trypsin-like peptidase domain-containing protein; its protein translation is MKALSIVLTGSMITICCILGVFAHKTYNQFCMIEESILILQEKLIDLNQAENPSVPVQPVDYSSYQNISASSCQLWLRLQKNLQNTVVQLFVTNAEHNILQPYKTPQQGRCTGSGFIINEQGEMITNAHVVNGSTCIMAQITAFGKHQFEVDLVGLMPEKDFALVKFRPDDVEMIVKTLGKMPFLPLGDSDSVMRSQEIIALGYPLGQQSLKSTTGVVSGREGGSIQISAAINPGSSGGPSVDCCGNVIGINSSGIMSAQNVGYVIPINDIKPFLNDLRAGGLVRKPYLGLYQSIGTEELVKALGNPLPGGTYVVDVLTDSPLYGQMKPGDMIYEINGISIDLYGEMIVPWSEDKISTSEYIARLAVGQKVSMTVYRKGKKMCFECTFDRKKLAPIRQVFTEYEELPFEAFGGYVVMPFMLNHLQFLLPVVPTLIKYSEEKNQGEPLLVVTHVMQDSPAYRARLHIAGSILKKVNGIDVKTLDDLRKALLHSGEIITVETTDNILIALCKEKVLKAERSLATIFGYKITQGMVNLMQKENQSVAVQPVMA